A genomic window from Thiomicrorhabdus sp. includes:
- the blaOXA gene encoding class D beta-lactamase → MQKWLAILCWLSVVFPAAADERELRELFSERQVQGTLMLSSLKGEQTFIHNEQRAGQRFTPASTFKILNTLIAVQQGAVSGPDFLFKWSGEHYDFSAWNRDLTLRDAFQVSCVWCYQRLASKIGSEVYRQSLRSLHYGRLQEPFKTTTFWLDGALKVSAREQVAFLKAVFRQDLPFSRQAYSTLKSVMLVEKTPAYTLEAKSGWSNHIGWYIGYVETRDDVWFFALNMDVRDSKRLPLRKSLVLEALKLKEIL, encoded by the coding sequence ATGCAAAAATGGTTAGCGATTCTCTGTTGGTTGTCGGTGGTTTTTCCTGCCGCCGCGGATGAACGGGAACTCCGTGAACTGTTCTCGGAACGGCAAGTTCAGGGGACTTTGATGCTCTCTTCACTGAAGGGAGAACAGACATTTATACACAATGAACAACGCGCCGGCCAGCGTTTTACGCCAGCGTCGACTTTTAAGATTCTGAATACGTTGATTGCTGTGCAGCAAGGTGCGGTTTCGGGGCCGGATTTTCTGTTTAAGTGGAGCGGCGAGCATTACGATTTTTCTGCCTGGAATCGGGATCTGACTTTGCGAGACGCTTTTCAGGTTTCCTGCGTATGGTGTTATCAGCGCTTGGCATCGAAAATTGGTAGCGAGGTGTATCGACAATCTCTTCGAAGTCTGCATTATGGGCGTTTGCAGGAACCGTTCAAAACAACGACCTTCTGGCTGGATGGGGCTTTGAAAGTCAGTGCCCGAGAACAGGTAGCGTTTTTGAAAGCGGTTTTCCGGCAGGATCTGCCTTTTTCCCGTCAGGCTTATTCGACACTGAAAAGTGTGATGCTGGTGGAAAAAACGCCGGCTTACACCCTTGAAGCGAAGTCCGGGTGGTCGAATCACATCGGCTGGTATATCGGTTATGTCGAAACGCGGGACGATGTATGGTTTTTCGCTTTGAATATGGATGTGCGGGACTCGAAACGACTGCCTTTGCGAAAGTCTCTGGTGCTGGAGGCGCTTAAGTTAAAAGAGATTCTCTAG
- a CDS encoding DUF423 domain-containing protein, translating into MMTHKTSSHWLQWGSGLLFVAVAAGAFGAHGLQEVFSEKQLNVWHKAVNYQIIHAFALIAVAIFIKVFPQRKSIWNQAGWGFWSGILLFSGSLYLWGLTGMKFLVFLTPIGGTAFLIGWGLVFVGARRIAVSR; encoded by the coding sequence ATGATGACGCATAAAACGTCTTCTCACTGGTTGCAATGGGGTAGCGGGTTACTGTTTGTGGCTGTTGCGGCCGGGGCCTTCGGCGCACATGGTTTACAGGAAGTATTTTCCGAAAAACAGCTGAATGTCTGGCATAAAGCGGTGAATTATCAAATAATTCACGCTTTTGCTCTGATTGCGGTTGCGATATTCATCAAAGTATTTCCACAAAGGAAAAGCATATGGAATCAGGCCGGCTGGGGGTTCTGGAGCGGGATTTTGCTCTTTAGCGGCAGTTTGTATTTATGGGGTTTGACTGGAATGAAATTTCTGGTGTTCTTAACGCCGATAGGCGGGACAGCATTCTTAATCGGTTGGGGGTTAGTGTTTGTCGGCGCGCGAAGAATCGCGGTTTCCCGTTAG
- a CDS encoding DedA family protein → MDFEGLISEYGYLAVFIGSFLEGETVLIIGGFLAHNGHLALQWVMLSAALGSFFGDQLYYYIGRYKGKSYLESKPSWKRRSDKVFDYLNRHPVLFILGFRFMYGLRTVAPFVIGASGFPPLRYTILNVVGVTLWAIAIGSLGYYLGRFAEQILNDVQKYELWILGFIALTAFSYWVYRLRKTRREACIRSDQAGD, encoded by the coding sequence ATGGACTTTGAAGGTCTGATCTCTGAGTACGGTTATTTGGCCGTTTTCATCGGTTCGTTTCTGGAAGGTGAGACCGTTCTGATCATTGGCGGATTTCTCGCGCACAATGGCCACTTGGCTTTACAGTGGGTGATGCTGTCGGCGGCACTTGGTTCTTTTTTCGGCGATCAGCTTTACTATTATATCGGGCGCTACAAGGGCAAAAGCTATCTGGAATCCAAACCTTCGTGGAAGAGACGCAGTGATAAGGTTTTTGATTATCTGAATCGCCATCCTGTGTTGTTTATTCTCGGTTTCCGCTTTATGTACGGTTTGAGGACCGTCGCGCCGTTTGTTATCGGCGCCAGTGGTTTTCCACCGCTTCGCTACACGATTCTGAATGTCGTGGGGGTGACTCTCTGGGCAATTGCGATCGGCAGTTTGGGTTATTATCTGGGGCGTTTTGCAGAACAAATCCTTAATGATGTGCAGAAGTATGAACTGTGGATTCTTGGATTTATTGCCCTGACGGCTTTTAGTTATTGGGTTTACCGCCTTCGAAAAACCCGCCGCGAAGCTTGTATTCGGAGTGATCAAGCGGGCGATTGA
- a CDS encoding DUF808 family protein — protein MASGIFVILDDIATLFDDVATQSKVATRQTVGVLGDDLAVGAQRASGFHASRELPVLWAITKGAFLNKLIILPIAFLLSAFLPQLIVPILLLGGIYLSYEGAEKIYETLFHRHHSAPAAQKIEDKTTLLTLEKRKIRSAILTDFILSIEIIIIALSSVADQSLPIQIGAVTFVALLATVGVYGLVALMVRMDDAGFALVNNAQGKNGLKASLFRNVGRMLIAALPKLIRILGVVGTLAMLLVGGGIFVHNLESVHHAIQWMPILLGELLLGLLIGATVLLAVAIIKKLLPSSAHPKSPEA, from the coding sequence ATGGCCAGCGGCATTTTCGTGATTCTGGACGACATCGCCACCCTTTTCGACGACGTGGCAACTCAATCTAAAGTCGCAACCCGACAAACGGTCGGCGTACTCGGAGACGACCTTGCCGTCGGCGCCCAACGCGCTTCCGGCTTTCACGCCAGTCGCGAACTGCCGGTACTATGGGCCATTACCAAGGGGGCATTTCTCAACAAGTTGATTATTTTGCCGATCGCCTTTTTATTAAGCGCTTTTTTACCTCAGCTGATTGTACCGATTCTATTGCTCGGCGGCATTTACTTAAGCTACGAAGGGGCGGAAAAAATTTACGAAACCCTGTTTCATCGCCATCACTCTGCTCCGGCAGCGCAGAAAATCGAGGATAAAACCACCCTCCTGACTCTGGAAAAACGTAAAATCCGTTCAGCCATACTGACAGATTTCATTCTCTCCATCGAAATCATTATTATCGCTCTCAGTTCCGTTGCCGATCAATCCCTGCCGATTCAAATCGGCGCTGTTACTTTTGTCGCCCTGCTGGCAACCGTCGGGGTTTACGGACTGGTGGCGCTCATGGTTCGCATGGACGATGCCGGTTTCGCTCTGGTGAACAATGCGCAGGGAAAAAACGGACTTAAGGCCTCTTTGTTCCGCAATGTCGGGCGCATGCTCATCGCCGCCTTACCCAAATTGATTCGCATACTCGGCGTGGTCGGTACTCTGGCCATGCTATTAGTCGGCGGCGGCATTTTCGTTCACAATCTCGAATCGGTTCATCATGCCATTCAGTGGATGCCCATTTTGCTCGGAGAACTTCTGCTTGGACTCTTGATCGGTGCAACTGTCTTACTTGCCGTTGCAATCATCAAAAAGCTGCTTCCTTCCTCTGCACATCCTAAATCACCGGAAGCTTGA
- a CDS encoding GDSL-type esterase/lipase family protein, with protein sequence MKDIRICFLGDSFVNGTGDEEALGWTGRLCADARKKGHEVTCYNLGVRRNTSRDVLLRWQSEVALRLPGEVDGRIVLSCGVNDTVIERGIPRVPLMESIENVRELLLGAESFPRILIGPPCVGEDRQNRRIQELSSAYAALAADLQIPFIDLFAVFRDDEAFIQEISANDGFHPGAVGYSKMADRILQSSHWWF encoded by the coding sequence ATGAAAGATATTCGAATCTGTTTTTTAGGTGACTCTTTCGTAAACGGCACGGGAGATGAAGAAGCATTGGGTTGGACCGGACGCTTATGTGCGGATGCTCGCAAAAAAGGTCACGAGGTAACCTGCTACAATCTTGGCGTGCGGCGTAATACCAGTCGCGACGTTTTGCTGAGATGGCAATCTGAAGTGGCGTTGCGTCTGCCCGGTGAGGTGGATGGTCGAATCGTTTTGTCCTGCGGTGTCAACGATACGGTGATTGAACGAGGCATTCCGCGGGTTCCGCTTATGGAATCGATTGAAAATGTCCGTGAACTTTTACTGGGCGCCGAATCCTTTCCGCGGATTCTGATCGGGCCGCCCTGTGTCGGCGAAGACCGGCAGAATCGGCGTATTCAGGAATTGTCGTCGGCCTATGCGGCTCTGGCCGCAGATTTGCAGATTCCTTTTATCGATCTGTTTGCTGTTTTTCGAGACGATGAAGCATTTATTCAGGAAATCTCTGCAAATGATGGTTTTCATCCCGGCGCAGTCGGGTATTCGAAAATGGCGGATAGAATTCTGCAGTCGTCGCATTGGTGGTTTTAA
- a CDS encoding PepSY-associated TM helix domain-containing protein: MSFKKAWFQLHWILGITAGLILMVVGVTGATLSFEKEILKVLNPDLVKVTPAKDAVALTPEALLQRIQQNHPDRKINGLTLSKDPYEAAKVNFAVEGEGRRARKGETRYVDPYNGTVRWEEEFGHEFMHTVESLHRRLLSGEVGKQIVGASTIALIILILSGLYLRWPKTWTSLKTWLTFNPRKTGRSFLSSLHAVAGTWALIFLLLASLTGLYWSYDWYRAGLYQISGVPQPVRGGPPKGAKNTEMAQGERKRPRRGARFRQTRESRRFTETEFCRSRSGLAGI; encoded by the coding sequence ATGAGCTTTAAAAAGGCTTGGTTCCAACTGCATTGGATTTTGGGAATCACAGCCGGCTTGATTCTGATGGTAGTCGGAGTCACCGGTGCGACCTTGTCGTTCGAAAAAGAAATTCTCAAGGTTTTAAACCCCGATCTGGTGAAGGTGACACCGGCAAAAGACGCTGTTGCCTTGACGCCGGAAGCGTTATTGCAGCGGATTCAGCAGAACCATCCGGACAGAAAGATTAACGGATTAACCCTGTCGAAGGATCCGTATGAAGCCGCAAAAGTGAACTTTGCCGTAGAGGGAGAAGGCCGGAGGGCTCGAAAAGGCGAAACGCGATATGTCGATCCGTACAACGGTACCGTCCGTTGGGAAGAGGAATTCGGGCATGAATTCATGCATACGGTCGAGAGCCTGCACCGCCGTTTATTGAGCGGCGAAGTCGGAAAACAGATTGTCGGCGCTTCTACCATCGCTTTGATCATTTTGATTTTAAGTGGGCTATACCTGCGTTGGCCGAAGACCTGGACCAGTTTGAAGACCTGGCTGACCTTCAATCCCCGTAAAACCGGACGCAGCTTTCTTTCCAGCCTGCATGCCGTGGCGGGCACCTGGGCATTGATCTTTCTTCTGTTGGCATCCTTGACAGGGCTTTATTGGTCTTACGACTGGTATCGGGCCGGACTGTATCAAATCAGTGGTGTTCCTCAACCGGTTCGAGGAGGGCCGCCGAAAGGGGCTAAAAATACCGAAATGGCGCAGGGAGAGCGAAAGCGTCCCCGGCGAGGAGCGCGTTTCCGGCAAACGCGAGAGAGCAGACGTTTCACCGAAACAGAATTTTGCCGAAGTCGCTCAGGTCTGGCAGGTATTTGA
- a CDS encoding flavodoxin domain-containing protein: MGEHGYSTATLRLQKRQGNYEFFYLDAAPQHSRARNKLVLNADQMQVVSHERYADKPLNEQLMSSILPLHTGEYFGMIGRILMFVNALALPLFGITGILLYLDRRRSKKQRRDARKQAGLPAISVEQADTLIVYATQNGHAERLAWLSAQMLHSSGRTISVCNLQDLRGMQLNGKSLVLLIASTFGEGEAPDSTRRFAKAMKQTAEFDCAPDYAVLALGDRHYESFCAFGLQLDEWMRQSGAQALRPCITVDKLDPQAPPPPPPPPAGLA; the protein is encoded by the coding sequence ATGGGCGAGCATGGTTATTCGACAGCGACCTTGCGTTTGCAGAAACGTCAGGGAAACTATGAATTTTTCTATTTGGATGCGGCACCTCAGCACTCGCGGGCGCGTAATAAACTGGTTTTAAATGCCGATCAAATGCAGGTTGTCAGCCATGAGCGTTATGCCGACAAGCCGCTGAACGAGCAGCTGATGTCGAGTATTTTGCCGTTGCATACCGGTGAATATTTCGGGATGATCGGGCGGATTCTGATGTTTGTGAATGCTTTGGCTCTGCCGCTGTTCGGAATCACCGGCATTCTGCTTTACCTGGATCGCCGCCGCAGTAAAAAGCAACGGCGTGATGCCCGCAAGCAGGCTGGCTTGCCTGCAATATCCGTAGAGCAGGCGGATACGTTGATTGTGTATGCGACTCAAAACGGCCATGCGGAACGCTTGGCGTGGTTGAGCGCTCAAATGCTGCATTCCTCCGGCAGGACGATCAGTGTATGCAATCTTCAGGATTTACGGGGTATGCAGTTGAACGGAAAATCGCTGGTTCTGCTGATCGCTTCAACGTTTGGCGAAGGCGAAGCGCCGGATAGCACCCGTCGGTTTGCCAAAGCAATGAAGCAGACTGCAGAGTTTGATTGCGCACCGGATTATGCTGTTTTGGCACTTGGCGACCGCCATTATGAGTCATTTTGCGCTTTTGGTCTGCAGTTGGATGAATGGATGCGGCAAAGCGGCGCGCAAGCCCTCCGCCCATGCATTACAGTCGATAAACTTGATCCGCAAGCCCCCCCCCCCCCCCCCCCCCCCCCTGCAGGTTTGGCATGA
- a CDS encoding efflux RND transporter periplasmic adaptor subunit, whose product MTKRSAKTGKLAVLLVVILLVAAAWSLYWFVWKTESGPATTFSTAEVVRGDIDHLVTATGSLQPRDYVDVGAQVSGQLKILHVEVGSQVKAGDLLAEIDPTVFLAKVDESRAQLRYQKAQLKEKQAKLELARINAKRQQRLFKKQATTEEAMLTAKAELVANQAQIEMIQAQIDQTESGLRADEANLKYAQIYAPMDGTIVSISAKQGQTLNANQQAPIILQIADLTTMTVQTQVSEADVSKLQPGMEVYFTTLGSGQRRWQGVLQKIEPTPEVVNNVVLYNALFEVPNRRSRLMSQMTAQVFFVVDAARDALLVPVSALKFKRPSRGGVRKADVQLLKVDGSRETREVEVGVSNRVQAQILSGVAEGEVVITNKAAKRSGNKTSEKGNRRMGPPGPRLG is encoded by the coding sequence ATGACGAAACGTTCCGCGAAAACGGGCAAGCTGGCTGTGTTGCTTGTGGTGATTCTCCTTGTGGCCGCCGCTTGGTCACTGTATTGGTTTGTCTGGAAAACCGAGTCCGGCCCGGCCACGACATTTTCCACTGCCGAGGTAGTCAGAGGTGATATTGATCATCTTGTGACGGCAACCGGCAGTTTGCAGCCGCGGGACTATGTCGATGTCGGCGCACAGGTTTCCGGCCAGTTAAAAATTTTGCATGTTGAAGTCGGTTCACAGGTAAAAGCGGGCGACCTTCTGGCGGAAATCGATCCGACTGTATTTCTGGCCAAAGTGGATGAGAGTCGCGCACAGTTGCGCTATCAGAAGGCGCAGCTGAAAGAAAAACAAGCCAAACTGGAACTGGCAAGAATCAATGCCAAGCGTCAGCAAAGATTATTTAAAAAGCAGGCGACGACCGAAGAGGCGATGCTGACTGCCAAGGCCGAGCTGGTGGCCAATCAGGCGCAGATCGAAATGATTCAGGCGCAGATCGATCAGACCGAATCCGGTCTGCGTGCCGATGAAGCCAATCTCAAGTATGCGCAGATTTATGCGCCGATGGATGGAACCATCGTCAGTATTTCCGCCAAGCAGGGTCAGACGTTGAACGCTAACCAACAAGCGCCGATTATCCTGCAGATTGCTGATTTGACGACCATGACGGTGCAGACTCAGGTTTCCGAAGCTGACGTTTCCAAGCTGCAGCCGGGAATGGAGGTTTATTTCACGACCCTGGGCAGCGGCCAGAGACGCTGGCAAGGCGTGCTTCAGAAAATCGAACCGACTCCGGAGGTGGTGAATAATGTCGTACTGTATAACGCTTTGTTTGAGGTACCGAACCGTCGGTCGCGTTTGATGAGCCAAATGACGGCACAGGTCTTTTTTGTTGTGGATGCCGCCAGAGATGCTTTACTGGTTCCCGTATCGGCGTTGAAGTTCAAACGGCCCTCGAGAGGCGGGGTACGAAAAGCGGATGTCCAGCTTTTGAAAGTCGATGGCAGTAGAGAGACACGTGAGGTCGAAGTGGGGGTTTCCAACCGGGTTCAGGCCCAGATTCTTTCCGGCGTTGCCGAGGGAGAGGTGGTCATTACCAACAAAGCTGCCAAGCGTTCCGGGAATAAGACCTCGGAAAAGGGGAACCGTCGCATGGGACCGCCCGGTCCGAGATTGGGGTAG
- a CDS encoding ATP-binding cassette domain-containing protein, whose translation MESRKPLIKLENITRTYRNGELSVPVLHGIDLQIEAGEFVAIVGASGSGKTTLMNILGCLDQASSGRYEFRGEDVALLDHDGLAQLRREAFGFIFQSYNLISTASARENVEVPAVYAGFPAEERHERASTLLGDLGLGDRVDHKPNQLSGGQQQRVSIARALMNGGQVILADEPTGALDSKSGRDVMTLLSELSQQGHTIILITHDADVAAHADRMIEMRDGRVLSDQSKREAKIAAVSNPHLHPGASALSDIFEASLTAFRSLRANIFRSVLTLLGVMIGVASVIVMLAIR comes from the coding sequence ATGGAGAGCAGAAAGCCCTTAATCAAGCTGGAAAACATTACACGCACTTACCGAAACGGCGAATTGAGCGTACCGGTGTTGCACGGCATTGATCTGCAGATTGAAGCAGGTGAGTTTGTGGCCATTGTCGGCGCCTCCGGTTCGGGAAAAACTACCCTGATGAACATACTTGGTTGTCTGGATCAAGCCTCCTCCGGTCGTTATGAATTCCGTGGTGAGGATGTTGCTCTGCTGGATCACGATGGTTTGGCGCAATTACGTCGTGAAGCGTTCGGTTTTATTTTTCAGAGTTACAATCTGATTTCGACGGCAAGCGCCAGAGAAAATGTGGAAGTACCGGCCGTTTATGCAGGCTTCCCTGCCGAAGAGCGGCACGAACGTGCAAGCACGCTGCTTGGCGATCTGGGGTTGGGTGACCGGGTTGATCATAAACCGAATCAGCTTTCGGGAGGGCAACAGCAACGGGTGTCGATTGCCAGAGCTTTAATGAATGGCGGTCAGGTGATTCTGGCTGATGAACCGACCGGCGCGCTGGACAGCAAAAGCGGACGGGACGTGATGACGCTACTTTCCGAGCTTTCTCAGCAGGGGCACACAATTATTCTGATCACACACGATGCGGATGTCGCCGCGCATGCGGATAGAATGATTGAGATGCGCGATGGCAGAGTCCTTTCCGACCAATCCAAACGAGAGGCGAAGATCGCTGCCGTTTCCAATCCGCACCTGCATCCCGGCGCTTCGGCGCTATCGGATATCTTCGAAGCATCTCTGACGGCATTTCGTTCTTTGCGAGCCAATATTTTTCGATCGGTTCTTACGCTGCTTGGGGTAATGATCGGTGTGGCGTCGGTCATTGTTATGCTGGCGATTCGGTGA
- a CDS encoding ABC transporter permease codes for MLCWRFGDGAKQAVVDRISSMGTNLLIVRPGAPNMRGRSTIATLVPEDLRAIKELDNILAAVPEISSTVTMRFGDADHRTTVNATSADFTKVRQWTVAQGTFLSQEDEETFATVAVLGETVAKALFPGQNPLGQFVMANNILFQVIGVMSPKGASARGDDQDDVVFVPFSTGSLRLFGQTHLRNATVAVKDVDRIEASQQAIHDLLLQRHGGIEDFQIRNMTSLLENVSETQNTLTVLLGSIAAISLLVGGIGVMNIMLVSVTERTREIGIRMATGARMRNILQQFLIEAVTVSALGGLIGVVIGIGVSLILQALGTAIQFSVMPVLLAFTCAFLTGLAFGYLPAKKAARLDPVAALSTE; via the coding sequence TTGTTATGCTGGCGATTCGGTGATGGGGCGAAACAAGCGGTGGTTGATCGAATCAGTTCGATGGGGACGAATCTGCTGATTGTCCGGCCCGGCGCACCGAATATGCGCGGCAGGAGTACGATTGCCACTCTGGTTCCAGAAGATCTTCGGGCAATCAAGGAGTTGGACAATATACTGGCGGCGGTTCCGGAAATTTCTTCGACCGTGACCATGCGTTTCGGTGATGCGGATCACCGAACAACGGTGAATGCTACTTCGGCCGACTTTACCAAAGTACGCCAATGGACGGTTGCCCAGGGAACTTTTTTAAGCCAAGAGGACGAGGAGACGTTTGCAACGGTGGCGGTGCTGGGTGAAACCGTTGCCAAAGCGCTGTTTCCCGGGCAGAACCCTCTGGGACAGTTTGTGATGGCAAACAACATTCTGTTTCAAGTTATCGGCGTGATGTCGCCGAAAGGGGCTTCGGCGAGAGGAGACGATCAGGACGATGTGGTGTTTGTTCCTTTTTCAACCGGGAGTCTGCGGCTGTTCGGCCAGACGCATCTGCGCAATGCCACAGTGGCGGTTAAAGACGTCGATCGCATCGAAGCTTCCCAGCAGGCGATACATGATTTGCTGCTTCAGAGGCATGGCGGCATTGAGGATTTTCAGATTCGCAATATGACGTCACTGCTGGAGAATGTTTCGGAAACGCAAAACACGCTGACGGTTCTGCTTGGGTCGATCGCAGCGATTTCACTGCTTGTCGGTGGCATCGGGGTGATGAATATCATGCTGGTCAGTGTAACGGAACGCACGCGCGAAATCGGTATTCGCATGGCCACGGGAGCCAGAATGCGGAATATTCTGCAGCAATTTCTGATCGAGGCGGTTACGGTCTCTGCGCTGGGCGGTTTGATCGGCGTGGTAATCGGAATCGGGGTTTCACTGATTCTGCAGGCATTGGGAACGGCAATTCAGTTTTCCGTCATGCCGGTTCTGCTGGCGTTTACCTGTGCATTTCTGACCGGTCTTGCCTTCGGGTATTTACCGGCTAAAAAAGCGGCAAGGCTTGATCCGGTTGCCGCCTTATCAACCGAGTAA
- a CDS encoding efflux transporter outer membrane subunit yields the protein MLSNSMKTFLFPVAVLVLGGCSNLPQQADVTPQMPAAYLGTLVADGELDRMWWQSFNSPDLDQLIDKALQDSPDIKVATERVLQAEYALRSAGASRFPTLDVSGRSGTNGHYPNRGASEYSDSSSVTLGVSYELDFWQKNAAAIRGSEAGLQASRFDLAASRLSLAATVAQTYFDILSLNERLELARRNVRLAERLLEIVQARQENGVATSLDVSRQKTEVLTRKTEIAPLKNQLDQSQAALAVLTGSIPQNFRMEMRPIETLTMVEVNPGIPSELLKRRPDIAAEEFRLQSAQADIQAASAERFPQITLSASGGLASDVLLSLVSPAGSLALAAGDFPDVV from the coding sequence ATGCTGTCAAATTCTATGAAAACCTTCTTATTCCCCGTTGCTGTGCTGGTTTTGGGCGGCTGTTCCAATTTGCCTCAGCAAGCCGATGTGACGCCGCAAATGCCGGCAGCTTATCTCGGCACGCTGGTGGCTGACGGAGAACTCGATCGGATGTGGTGGCAAAGTTTTAATAGTCCGGATTTGGATCAATTGATCGACAAAGCATTGCAGGACAGCCCGGACATTAAAGTGGCAACCGAAAGAGTGCTGCAGGCCGAGTATGCATTGCGCAGTGCCGGCGCATCACGTTTCCCGACTCTCGATGTGTCGGGGCGCAGCGGCACCAACGGCCATTATCCGAATCGGGGCGCGTCCGAGTATTCTGATTCGAGCAGTGTCACTCTTGGGGTCAGTTACGAGCTGGACTTCTGGCAGAAAAATGCCGCCGCAATTCGCGGCAGCGAGGCCGGATTGCAAGCGAGCCGGTTTGATTTGGCCGCCTCGCGTCTCAGCTTGGCGGCAACGGTTGCCCAGACTTATTTCGATATTCTTTCTTTGAACGAACGTCTCGAGCTGGCTCGACGCAATGTCCGTCTGGCAGAACGTTTGCTGGAAATTGTTCAAGCCCGACAGGAAAATGGAGTTGCGACTTCGCTGGATGTCAGTCGTCAGAAAACCGAGGTTTTGACCCGGAAAACGGAGATTGCCCCGCTGAAAAACCAGCTGGATCAGTCGCAGGCGGCTCTGGCTGTTTTGACCGGTAGCATCCCGCAAAATTTTCGTATGGAGATGCGGCCGATCGAGACGCTGACAATGGTTGAAGTCAATCCTGGGATTCCATCCGAGTTGCTAAAAAGACGTCCGGATATTGCCGCTGAAGAATTCCGTCTGCAAAGTGCGCAAGCTGATATTCAAGCTGCTTCGGCGGAGCGTTTTCCGCAGATTACTTTATCGGCCTCGGGAGGGCTTGCCAGCGATGTTCTGCTTTCATTGGTGAGTCCGGCCGGTTCGCTGGCTCTGGCGGCGGGGGATTTCCCAGACGTTGTTTGA
- a CDS encoding TolC family protein: MQSAESRYRESVQTYHKSVLTALLEVEQALGNVHAYKLQELSQQAALKEAERSLLLAELRYTEGADELSTVLDAQRTLFQAKESAVQIRQLRLDAMASLYKVLGGGWKPS, translated from the coding sequence GTGCAGAGTGCGGAGTCCAGATATCGGGAGAGCGTGCAGACCTATCATAAAAGCGTGTTGACCGCTTTGCTTGAAGTTGAACAGGCATTGGGCAATGTCCATGCGTACAAATTGCAGGAACTCAGTCAGCAGGCGGCGTTGAAAGAAGCCGAGCGTTCTTTGCTATTGGCTGAATTGCGCTATACGGAAGGTGCCGATGAGCTGTCGACCGTATTGGATGCGCAGCGCACCCTGTTTCAGGCCAAAGAGAGTGCCGTACAGATTCGTCAGTTGCGGTTGGATGCCATGGCGAGCCTGTATAAAGTGCTTGGCGGCGGCTGGAAACCTTCCTGA
- a CDS encoding sigma-70 family RNA polymerase sigma factor, which yields MSELESISVEVLYKEHQNWLQSWLCRRMGCAYDAQDLTQDTFVRILKNSGACLLCKTPRAYLLTVAKSLMIDKWRREEIEKAYLEALAQLPEATSPSSEALNEIIETLQTIDKALAKLPEKPRSAFMMAQFEGMKYREIAEVLEVSERMVKKYMAQAMMACILASNEDGASDGF from the coding sequence ATGTCCGAGCTTGAATCCATTTCTGTTGAAGTGCTGTATAAAGAGCATCAAAACTGGCTGCAATCATGGTTATGCCGACGTATGGGGTGCGCGTACGATGCGCAGGATCTTACCCAGGATACGTTTGTCCGGATTTTGAAAAATTCGGGAGCTTGTCTCTTATGCAAGACGCCGAGGGCTTATCTGCTCACGGTAGCCAAAAGTCTGATGATTGATAAATGGCGGCGTGAAGAAATTGAAAAGGCCTACCTGGAAGCTCTGGCACAGCTTCCGGAAGCGACATCACCGTCTTCTGAAGCACTCAACGAAATCATCGAAACCCTGCAGACCATCGATAAAGCTCTGGCGAAACTTCCCGAAAAACCGCGTTCGGCTTTTATGATGGCGCAGTTCGAAGGTATGAAATACCGGGAAATTGCCGAAGTGTTGGAGGTCAGTGAACGGATGGTGAAGAAATATATGGCTCAAGCGATGATGGCTTGTATTCTGGCTTCGAACGAGGATGGAGCTTCTGATGGATTTTAG